Proteins encoded by one window of Scatophagus argus isolate fScaArg1 chromosome 8, fScaArg1.pri, whole genome shotgun sequence:
- the LOC124063754 gene encoding probable G-protein coupled receptor 173 — protein sequence MANQSFAIDGPGSLLAVLASQSGLARSSSSSSSSSDSSSNSGGISATDVSAYFKLVFLGLIICVSLVGNLLVSLLVLRDRTLHKAPYFFLLDLCLADAVRSAACFPFVLVSVHNSSAWTYSALSCKVVAFMAVLFCFHAAFMLFCVAVTRYLAIAHHRFYAKRMTIWTCAAIICMVWTLAVAMAFPPVFDVGTYKFIRDEDQCIFEHRYLKTNDTLGFMLMLAVVVLATHGFYAKLLLFEYRHRKMKPVQLVPAISQNWTFHGPGATGQAAANWIAGFGRGPMPPTLLGIRQNLHNQHRRLLGMEEVRSERRLGRMFYTITLLFLVLWAPYIVACFWRVFVKSCTIPHRYLSITVWMSFAQAGVNPIFCLLLNEDLRKVLRAHLPTYWRTKQHLPQDEAYCIM from the coding sequence ATGGCTAACCAGAGCTTTGCCATCGATGGCCCCGGCAGTCTGCTGGCTGTGCTGGCCTCACAGAGTGGACTGGctagaagcagcagcagcagcagcagcagtagcgacagcagcagcaacagcggAGGAATCTCTGCCACAGATGTGTCTGCCTACTTTAAGCTGGTCTTTTTGGGCTTGATCATCTGTGTCAGCCTCGTAGGCAACCTCTTGGTCTCCTTGCTGGTCCTACGAGACAGGACACTTCACAAGGCTCCCTACTTCTTTCTCCTGGACCTGTGCCTGGCCGATGCAGTTCGATCTGCTGCCTGCTTCCCCTTTGTGCTGGTTTCTGTCCACAACAGCTCGGCCTGGACTTACAGTGCCTTGAGTTGTAAAGTTGTGGCTTTTAtggctgtgctgttttgttttcacgcTGCCTTCATGCTGTTTTGTGTGGCTGTCACCCGCTACCTTGCCATCGCCCACCACAGATTCTACGCCAAGCGCATGACCATCTGGACCTGCGCCGCCATCATTTGCATGGTGTGGACTCTGGCTGTCGCCATGGCGTTCCCACCTGTCTTTGACGTGGGGACATACAAGTTCATCCGTGATGAGGATCAGTGCATTTTTGAACACCGCTACCTGAAGACCAACGACACCCTGGGCTTCATGCTCATGCTGGCAGTGGTGGTCCTGGCCACCCACGGTTTCTACgccaagctgctgctgtttgagtACCGGCACCGCAAGATGAAACCTGTCCAGCTAGTGCCAGCTATCAGCCAGAACTGGACCTTCCATGGTCCTGGGGCCACAGGTCAAGCCGCAGCTAACTGGATTGCAGGGTTCGGTCGTGGTCCCATGCCACCCACTCTGTTGGGCATCAGGCAAAATTTACACAATCAACACCGGCGGCTGCTCGGGATGGAAGAGGTGAGGTCAGAGAGGAGGCTAGGCAGGATGTTCTACACCATCACCCTGCTCTTCCTGGTCCTCTGGGCTCCCTACATTGTGGCGTGTTTCTGGAGGGTGTTCGTAAAGTCCTGCACCATCCCTCACAGGTACCTTTCCATCACAGTGTGGATGAGCTTTGCTCAAGCCGGAGTCAACCCTATCTTCTGTCTCCTGCTCAACGAGGACCTGAGAAAAGTGCTGAGAGCTCACCTGCCAACCTACTGGAGGACTAAACAACACCTACCCCAGGACGAGGCCTACTGCATTATGTGA
- the si:ch211-167b20.8 gene encoding protein phosphatase 1 regulatory subunit 3A isoform X1 — protein MSFLTIPSEEGLFTTIKTRKSAGEAESRSSVDDEDNDNDDEDDEDDDTEDVHLIPRCSPVPRKRGSSIYDETAEYMRIHLALSAGKRVSFADTTGGDLVDVKEFCAYDSDEEDDSARWEEEEAKYRKPQREPTYHVHPEFNAPTDGALLQAVRASKVEVERVSPVENEPLAFSGVIRVLNISFHKAVYIRSTMDNWATYFDHPAEYVQGSNDGETDRFSFKLSFAPPYTTHGSRIEFVVRYETSDGDYWANNSSMNYVVTLFLSYEDDSAQRTIDTKQKRSILKPPKAYSMNDDFDSEDEQEKEEAEQAGTSMSGLVRPTAVCPAIVQPEIDVEIAVHPSGPSVPPNQELPSVDGTPSAHTVSPGEQFPCMSSEATLPTNSSFVLCASESVQPDKSQPLPRLHCELGNQTSEQPTDSSPPALLPASAPSLQQKSKLRSDSSQAGGEEIPPSEASRMHLLSESEANLWPVKREDVATDSSTSRPSLEQPAEFVSAPPMTQGFEREVAEGLSELVTGLSEGSTRSAANHESGRPALLPPVADSQASLGGEGEAPPSPELTETPSVSPGVTEVSQNVALQSVSAWEEKEDAPQISTDAFSENPPNTLSEVSALQSEHDVNRNLMPSVVFLSGVVSLSIVLQEPSALFLIGLLFVLRHL, from the exons atgTCTTTTCTAACCATACCAAGTGAAGAGGGCCTTTTTACCACGATTAAAACTCGCAAGTCAGCCGGGGAGGCAGAGAGTAGGTCCTCAGTAGACGACGAGGATAAcgataatgatgatgaagatgatgaagacgaTGACACCGAGGACGTCCACCTCATCCCAAGATGCTCCCCAGTGCCCAGAAAGCGAGGCTCGTCCATCTACGATGAGACGGCTGAGTATATGCGGATCCACTTGGCGCTGTCTGCCGGAAAAAGAGTGTCATTCGCCGATACAACAGGTGGGGATCTGGTGGATGTGAAGGAATTTTGTGCCTATGATTCGGACGAGGAAGACGACAGTGCaaggtgggaggaagaggaagcaaagTATCGAAAGCCACAGCGAGAACCGACCTATCATGTGCACCCAGAGTTTAACGCGCCCACTGACGGCGCCCTGCTGCAGGCTGTGCGCGCTAGTAAAGTGGAGGTTGAGCGGGTGTCTCCGGTGGAGAATGAGCCGCTCGCCTTCAGTGGGGTGATACGAGTCTTGAACATCTCCTTCCACAAAGCAGTCTATATCAGATCGACCATGGACAACTGGGCTACGTACTTTGACCATCCAGCAGAGTATGTCCAGGGGTCTAATGATGGGGAGACCGATCGGTTCTCCTTCAAGCTGTCTTTTGCACCACCTTACACCACGCACGGCTCTCGCATTGAGTTTGTTGTTCGCTATGAAACCTCTGATGGTGACTACTGGGCTAATAACTCGTCTATGAATTATGTGGTGACTCTGTTCCTGTCCTATGAGGACGATTCAGCTCAGAGAACCATCGACACCAAACAAAAGAGAAGTATCTTGAAACCTCCAAAAGCTTACAG tatGAACGATGATTTTGACTCAGAGGatgagcaggaaaaagaagaag CAGAACAAGCAGGGACCTCCATGTCAGGACTCGTCAGGCCTACAGCTGTCTGCCCAGCCATTGTGCAGCCGGAGATTGACGTAGAG ATTGCAGTTCACCCATCTGGTCCCTCTGTCCCACCCAACCAAGAGCTTCCATCTGTTGATGGCACACCGTCCGCTCACACTGTATCCCCAGGTGAACAATTCCCTTGTATGTCATCCGAAGCCACACTTCCAACCAATTCATCCTTTGTACTCTGTGCCAGTGAATCAGTCCAGCCAGATAAGTCACAGCCTTTACCCAGACTCCACTGTGAATTAGGCAACCAAACGTCAGAGCAGCCCACAGACAGTAGTCCCCCTGCACTGCTGCCTGCTTCAGCTCCTTCCCTACAGCAAAAGTCAAAGCTGAGATCAGACAGCTCCCAAGCTGGTGGAGAGGAAATCCCCCCCTCAGAGGCCTCGCGCATGCATCTTCTGTCTGAATCCGAGGCAAATCTTTGGCCAGTAAAAAGAGAGGACGTGGCGACCGACAGCTCAACCAGTCGTCCTAGTCTTGAACAGCCCGCTGAGTTTGTCTCTGCCCCCCCTATGACTCAGGGCTTTGAACGAGAGGTTGCAGAGGGATTGAGTGAACTTGTCACGGGATTATCAGAAGGCTCCACCAGGTCTGCAGCAAATCATGAAAGCGGTCGGCCTGCACTCTTGCCTCCTGTGGCAGACAGCCAGGCATCCCTGGGAGGAGAGGGTGAAGCTCCGCCATCACCTGAACTCACAGAAACCCCTTCAGTGAGTCCAGGTGTCACTGAGGTGAGCCAAAACGTAGCTCTTCAGTCTGTCTCAGCttgggaggagaaggaagatGCTCCACAGATTTCGACTGATGCATTTTCAGAGAATCCACCAAACACGCTGTCAGAGGTTTCCGCACTCCAGTCTGAGCATGACGTCAACAGGAATCTGATGCCATCCGTCGTCTTTCTGAGTGGAGTCGTCTCCCTCTCGATAGTGTTGCAGGAACCCAGTGCCCTATTCTTGATCGGACTTCTTTTCGTCCTGCGCCATTTGTGA
- the si:ch211-167b20.8 gene encoding protein phosphatase 1 regulatory subunit 3A isoform X2, giving the protein MSFLTIPSEEGLFTTIKTRKSAGEAESRSSVDDEDNDNDDEDDEDDDTEDVHLIPRCSPVPRKRGSSIYDETAEYMRIHLALSAGKRVSFADTTGGDLVDVKEFCAYDSDEEDDSARWEEEEAKYRKPQREPTYHVHPEFNAPTDGALLQAVRASKVEVERVSPVENEPLAFSGVIRVLNISFHKAVYIRSTMDNWATYFDHPAEYVQGSNDGETDRFSFKLSFAPPYTTHGSRIEFVVRYETSDGDYWANNSSMNYVVTLFLSYEDDSAQRTIDTKQKRSILKPPKAYSMNDDFDSEDEQEKEEEQAGTSMSGLVRPTAVCPAIVQPEIDVEIAVHPSGPSVPPNQELPSVDGTPSAHTVSPGEQFPCMSSEATLPTNSSFVLCASESVQPDKSQPLPRLHCELGNQTSEQPTDSSPPALLPASAPSLQQKSKLRSDSSQAGGEEIPPSEASRMHLLSESEANLWPVKREDVATDSSTSRPSLEQPAEFVSAPPMTQGFEREVAEGLSELVTGLSEGSTRSAANHESGRPALLPPVADSQASLGGEGEAPPSPELTETPSVSPGVTEVSQNVALQSVSAWEEKEDAPQISTDAFSENPPNTLSEVSALQSEHDVNRNLMPSVVFLSGVVSLSIVLQEPSALFLIGLLFVLRHL; this is encoded by the exons atgTCTTTTCTAACCATACCAAGTGAAGAGGGCCTTTTTACCACGATTAAAACTCGCAAGTCAGCCGGGGAGGCAGAGAGTAGGTCCTCAGTAGACGACGAGGATAAcgataatgatgatgaagatgatgaagacgaTGACACCGAGGACGTCCACCTCATCCCAAGATGCTCCCCAGTGCCCAGAAAGCGAGGCTCGTCCATCTACGATGAGACGGCTGAGTATATGCGGATCCACTTGGCGCTGTCTGCCGGAAAAAGAGTGTCATTCGCCGATACAACAGGTGGGGATCTGGTGGATGTGAAGGAATTTTGTGCCTATGATTCGGACGAGGAAGACGACAGTGCaaggtgggaggaagaggaagcaaagTATCGAAAGCCACAGCGAGAACCGACCTATCATGTGCACCCAGAGTTTAACGCGCCCACTGACGGCGCCCTGCTGCAGGCTGTGCGCGCTAGTAAAGTGGAGGTTGAGCGGGTGTCTCCGGTGGAGAATGAGCCGCTCGCCTTCAGTGGGGTGATACGAGTCTTGAACATCTCCTTCCACAAAGCAGTCTATATCAGATCGACCATGGACAACTGGGCTACGTACTTTGACCATCCAGCAGAGTATGTCCAGGGGTCTAATGATGGGGAGACCGATCGGTTCTCCTTCAAGCTGTCTTTTGCACCACCTTACACCACGCACGGCTCTCGCATTGAGTTTGTTGTTCGCTATGAAACCTCTGATGGTGACTACTGGGCTAATAACTCGTCTATGAATTATGTGGTGACTCTGTTCCTGTCCTATGAGGACGATTCAGCTCAGAGAACCATCGACACCAAACAAAAGAGAAGTATCTTGAAACCTCCAAAAGCTTACAG tatGAACGATGATTTTGACTCAGAGGatgagcaggaaaaagaagaag AACAAGCAGGGACCTCCATGTCAGGACTCGTCAGGCCTACAGCTGTCTGCCCAGCCATTGTGCAGCCGGAGATTGACGTAGAG ATTGCAGTTCACCCATCTGGTCCCTCTGTCCCACCCAACCAAGAGCTTCCATCTGTTGATGGCACACCGTCCGCTCACACTGTATCCCCAGGTGAACAATTCCCTTGTATGTCATCCGAAGCCACACTTCCAACCAATTCATCCTTTGTACTCTGTGCCAGTGAATCAGTCCAGCCAGATAAGTCACAGCCTTTACCCAGACTCCACTGTGAATTAGGCAACCAAACGTCAGAGCAGCCCACAGACAGTAGTCCCCCTGCACTGCTGCCTGCTTCAGCTCCTTCCCTACAGCAAAAGTCAAAGCTGAGATCAGACAGCTCCCAAGCTGGTGGAGAGGAAATCCCCCCCTCAGAGGCCTCGCGCATGCATCTTCTGTCTGAATCCGAGGCAAATCTTTGGCCAGTAAAAAGAGAGGACGTGGCGACCGACAGCTCAACCAGTCGTCCTAGTCTTGAACAGCCCGCTGAGTTTGTCTCTGCCCCCCCTATGACTCAGGGCTTTGAACGAGAGGTTGCAGAGGGATTGAGTGAACTTGTCACGGGATTATCAGAAGGCTCCACCAGGTCTGCAGCAAATCATGAAAGCGGTCGGCCTGCACTCTTGCCTCCTGTGGCAGACAGCCAGGCATCCCTGGGAGGAGAGGGTGAAGCTCCGCCATCACCTGAACTCACAGAAACCCCTTCAGTGAGTCCAGGTGTCACTGAGGTGAGCCAAAACGTAGCTCTTCAGTCTGTCTCAGCttgggaggagaaggaagatGCTCCACAGATTTCGACTGATGCATTTTCAGAGAATCCACCAAACACGCTGTCAGAGGTTTCCGCACTCCAGTCTGAGCATGACGTCAACAGGAATCTGATGCCATCCGTCGTCTTTCTGAGTGGAGTCGTCTCCCTCTCGATAGTGTTGCAGGAACCCAGTGCCCTATTCTTGATCGGACTTCTTTTCGTCCTGCGCCATTTGTGA
- the si:ch211-167b20.8 gene encoding protein phosphatase 1 regulatory subunit 3A isoform X4, translating into MSFLTIPSEEGLFTTIKTRKSAGEAESRSSVDDEDNDNDDEDDEDDDTEDVHLIPRCSPVPRKRGSSIYDETAEYMRIHLALSAGKRVSFADTTGGDLVDVKEFCAYDSDEEDDSARWEEEEAKYRKPQREPTYHVHPEFNAPTDGALLQAVRASKVEVERVSPVENEPLAFSGVIRVLNISFHKAVYIRSTMDNWATYFDHPAEYVQGSNDGETDRFSFKLSFAPPYTTHGSRIEFVVRYETSDGDYWANNSSMNYVVTLFLSYEDDSAQRTIDTKQKRSILKPPKAYSMNDDFDSEDEQEKEEEQAGTSMSGLVRPTAVCPAIVQPEIDVEDTRVTAGSLTGNKTLHDVEHLHLCLTRALS; encoded by the exons atgTCTTTTCTAACCATACCAAGTGAAGAGGGCCTTTTTACCACGATTAAAACTCGCAAGTCAGCCGGGGAGGCAGAGAGTAGGTCCTCAGTAGACGACGAGGATAAcgataatgatgatgaagatgatgaagacgaTGACACCGAGGACGTCCACCTCATCCCAAGATGCTCCCCAGTGCCCAGAAAGCGAGGCTCGTCCATCTACGATGAGACGGCTGAGTATATGCGGATCCACTTGGCGCTGTCTGCCGGAAAAAGAGTGTCATTCGCCGATACAACAGGTGGGGATCTGGTGGATGTGAAGGAATTTTGTGCCTATGATTCGGACGAGGAAGACGACAGTGCaaggtgggaggaagaggaagcaaagTATCGAAAGCCACAGCGAGAACCGACCTATCATGTGCACCCAGAGTTTAACGCGCCCACTGACGGCGCCCTGCTGCAGGCTGTGCGCGCTAGTAAAGTGGAGGTTGAGCGGGTGTCTCCGGTGGAGAATGAGCCGCTCGCCTTCAGTGGGGTGATACGAGTCTTGAACATCTCCTTCCACAAAGCAGTCTATATCAGATCGACCATGGACAACTGGGCTACGTACTTTGACCATCCAGCAGAGTATGTCCAGGGGTCTAATGATGGGGAGACCGATCGGTTCTCCTTCAAGCTGTCTTTTGCACCACCTTACACCACGCACGGCTCTCGCATTGAGTTTGTTGTTCGCTATGAAACCTCTGATGGTGACTACTGGGCTAATAACTCGTCTATGAATTATGTGGTGACTCTGTTCCTGTCCTATGAGGACGATTCAGCTCAGAGAACCATCGACACCAAACAAAAGAGAAGTATCTTGAAACCTCCAAAAGCTTACAG tatGAACGATGATTTTGACTCAGAGGatgagcaggaaaaagaagaag AACAAGCAGGGACCTCCATGTCAGGACTCGTCAGGCCTACAGCTGTCTGCCCAGCCATTGTGCAGCCGGAGATTGACGTAGAG GATACCAGGGTCACAGCTGGATCTTTGactggaaataaaacattacatgaTGTTGAACATCTTCATCTGTGTCTAACACGTGCTCTGTCTTAG
- the si:ch211-167b20.8 gene encoding protein phosphatase 1 regulatory subunit 3A isoform X3 gives MSFLTIPSEEGLFTTIKTRKSAGEAESRSSVDDEDNDNDDEDDEDDDTEDVHLIPRCSPVPRKRGSSIYDETAEYMRIHLALSAGKRVSFADTTGGDLVDVKEFCAYDSDEEDDSARWEEEEAKYRKPQREPTYHVHPEFNAPTDGALLQAVRASKVEVERVSPVENEPLAFSGVIRVLNISFHKAVYIRSTMDNWATYFDHPAEYVQGSNDGETDRFSFKLSFAPPYTTHGSRIEFVVRYETSDGDYWANNSSMNYVVTLFLSYEDDSAQRTIDTKQKRSILKPPKAYSMNDDFDSEDEQEKEEAEQAGTSMSGLVRPTAVCPAIVQPEIDVEDTRVTAGSLTGNKTLHDVEHLHLCLTRALS, from the exons atgTCTTTTCTAACCATACCAAGTGAAGAGGGCCTTTTTACCACGATTAAAACTCGCAAGTCAGCCGGGGAGGCAGAGAGTAGGTCCTCAGTAGACGACGAGGATAAcgataatgatgatgaagatgatgaagacgaTGACACCGAGGACGTCCACCTCATCCCAAGATGCTCCCCAGTGCCCAGAAAGCGAGGCTCGTCCATCTACGATGAGACGGCTGAGTATATGCGGATCCACTTGGCGCTGTCTGCCGGAAAAAGAGTGTCATTCGCCGATACAACAGGTGGGGATCTGGTGGATGTGAAGGAATTTTGTGCCTATGATTCGGACGAGGAAGACGACAGTGCaaggtgggaggaagaggaagcaaagTATCGAAAGCCACAGCGAGAACCGACCTATCATGTGCACCCAGAGTTTAACGCGCCCACTGACGGCGCCCTGCTGCAGGCTGTGCGCGCTAGTAAAGTGGAGGTTGAGCGGGTGTCTCCGGTGGAGAATGAGCCGCTCGCCTTCAGTGGGGTGATACGAGTCTTGAACATCTCCTTCCACAAAGCAGTCTATATCAGATCGACCATGGACAACTGGGCTACGTACTTTGACCATCCAGCAGAGTATGTCCAGGGGTCTAATGATGGGGAGACCGATCGGTTCTCCTTCAAGCTGTCTTTTGCACCACCTTACACCACGCACGGCTCTCGCATTGAGTTTGTTGTTCGCTATGAAACCTCTGATGGTGACTACTGGGCTAATAACTCGTCTATGAATTATGTGGTGACTCTGTTCCTGTCCTATGAGGACGATTCAGCTCAGAGAACCATCGACACCAAACAAAAGAGAAGTATCTTGAAACCTCCAAAAGCTTACAG tatGAACGATGATTTTGACTCAGAGGatgagcaggaaaaagaagaag CAGAACAAGCAGGGACCTCCATGTCAGGACTCGTCAGGCCTACAGCTGTCTGCCCAGCCATTGTGCAGCCGGAGATTGACGTAGAG GATACCAGGGTCACAGCTGGATCTTTGactggaaataaaacattacatgaTGTTGAACATCTTCATCTGTGTCTAACACGTGCTCTGTCTTAG
- the si:ch211-167b20.8 gene encoding protein phosphatase 1 regulatory subunit 3A isoform X5, with amino-acid sequence MSFLTIPSEEGLFTTIKTRKSAGEAESRSSVDDEDNDNDDEDDEDDDTEDVHLIPRCSPVPRKRGSSIYDETAEYMRIHLALSAGKRVSFADTTGGDLVDVKEFCAYDSDEEDDSARWEEEEAKYRKPQREPTYHVHPEFNAPTDGALLQAVRASKVEVERVSPVENEPLAFSGVIRVLNISFHKAVYIRSTMDNWATYFDHPAEYVQGSNDGETDRFSFKLSFAPPYTTHGSRIEFVVRYETSDGDYWANNSSMNYVVTLFLSYEDDSAQRTIDTKQKRSILKPPKAYSMNDDFDSEDEQEKEEAEQAGTSMSGLVRPTAVCPAIVQPEIDVELIEASATT; translated from the exons atgTCTTTTCTAACCATACCAAGTGAAGAGGGCCTTTTTACCACGATTAAAACTCGCAAGTCAGCCGGGGAGGCAGAGAGTAGGTCCTCAGTAGACGACGAGGATAAcgataatgatgatgaagatgatgaagacgaTGACACCGAGGACGTCCACCTCATCCCAAGATGCTCCCCAGTGCCCAGAAAGCGAGGCTCGTCCATCTACGATGAGACGGCTGAGTATATGCGGATCCACTTGGCGCTGTCTGCCGGAAAAAGAGTGTCATTCGCCGATACAACAGGTGGGGATCTGGTGGATGTGAAGGAATTTTGTGCCTATGATTCGGACGAGGAAGACGACAGTGCaaggtgggaggaagaggaagcaaagTATCGAAAGCCACAGCGAGAACCGACCTATCATGTGCACCCAGAGTTTAACGCGCCCACTGACGGCGCCCTGCTGCAGGCTGTGCGCGCTAGTAAAGTGGAGGTTGAGCGGGTGTCTCCGGTGGAGAATGAGCCGCTCGCCTTCAGTGGGGTGATACGAGTCTTGAACATCTCCTTCCACAAAGCAGTCTATATCAGATCGACCATGGACAACTGGGCTACGTACTTTGACCATCCAGCAGAGTATGTCCAGGGGTCTAATGATGGGGAGACCGATCGGTTCTCCTTCAAGCTGTCTTTTGCACCACCTTACACCACGCACGGCTCTCGCATTGAGTTTGTTGTTCGCTATGAAACCTCTGATGGTGACTACTGGGCTAATAACTCGTCTATGAATTATGTGGTGACTCTGTTCCTGTCCTATGAGGACGATTCAGCTCAGAGAACCATCGACACCAAACAAAAGAGAAGTATCTTGAAACCTCCAAAAGCTTACAG tatGAACGATGATTTTGACTCAGAGGatgagcaggaaaaagaagaag CAGAACAAGCAGGGACCTCCATGTCAGGACTCGTCAGGCCTACAGCTGTCTGCCCAGCCATTGTGCAGCCGGAGATTGACGTAGAG CTCATTGAAGCTTCAGCAACAACTTAG
- the si:ch211-167b20.8 gene encoding protein phosphatase 1 regulatory subunit 3A isoform X6 has protein sequence MSFLTIPSEEGLFTTIKTRKSAGEAESRSSVDDEDNDNDDEDDEDDDTEDVHLIPRCSPVPRKRGSSIYDETAEYMRIHLALSAGKRVSFADTTGGDLVDVKEFCAYDSDEEDDSARWEEEEAKYRKPQREPTYHVHPEFNAPTDGALLQAVRASKVEVERVSPVENEPLAFSGVIRVLNISFHKAVYIRSTMDNWATYFDHPAEYVQGSNDGETDRFSFKLSFAPPYTTHGSRIEFVVRYETSDGDYWANNSSMNYVVTLFLSYEDDSAQRTIDTKQKRSILKPPKAYSMNDDFDSEDEQEKEEEQAGTSMSGLVRPTAVCPAIVQPEIDVELIEASATT, from the exons atgTCTTTTCTAACCATACCAAGTGAAGAGGGCCTTTTTACCACGATTAAAACTCGCAAGTCAGCCGGGGAGGCAGAGAGTAGGTCCTCAGTAGACGACGAGGATAAcgataatgatgatgaagatgatgaagacgaTGACACCGAGGACGTCCACCTCATCCCAAGATGCTCCCCAGTGCCCAGAAAGCGAGGCTCGTCCATCTACGATGAGACGGCTGAGTATATGCGGATCCACTTGGCGCTGTCTGCCGGAAAAAGAGTGTCATTCGCCGATACAACAGGTGGGGATCTGGTGGATGTGAAGGAATTTTGTGCCTATGATTCGGACGAGGAAGACGACAGTGCaaggtgggaggaagaggaagcaaagTATCGAAAGCCACAGCGAGAACCGACCTATCATGTGCACCCAGAGTTTAACGCGCCCACTGACGGCGCCCTGCTGCAGGCTGTGCGCGCTAGTAAAGTGGAGGTTGAGCGGGTGTCTCCGGTGGAGAATGAGCCGCTCGCCTTCAGTGGGGTGATACGAGTCTTGAACATCTCCTTCCACAAAGCAGTCTATATCAGATCGACCATGGACAACTGGGCTACGTACTTTGACCATCCAGCAGAGTATGTCCAGGGGTCTAATGATGGGGAGACCGATCGGTTCTCCTTCAAGCTGTCTTTTGCACCACCTTACACCACGCACGGCTCTCGCATTGAGTTTGTTGTTCGCTATGAAACCTCTGATGGTGACTACTGGGCTAATAACTCGTCTATGAATTATGTGGTGACTCTGTTCCTGTCCTATGAGGACGATTCAGCTCAGAGAACCATCGACACCAAACAAAAGAGAAGTATCTTGAAACCTCCAAAAGCTTACAG tatGAACGATGATTTTGACTCAGAGGatgagcaggaaaaagaagaag AACAAGCAGGGACCTCCATGTCAGGACTCGTCAGGCCTACAGCTGTCTGCCCAGCCATTGTGCAGCCGGAGATTGACGTAGAG CTCATTGAAGCTTCAGCAACAACTTAG